Proteins co-encoded in one Ruegeria sp. HKCCD4315 genomic window:
- a CDS encoding L-dopachrome tautomerase-related protein, producing MLKRLLNTVTLTAVLATPALANEPEVVAEWNSLPYAVKDEATKSAWEGSEIFGKALVQGAKVDSQGNIYVSTARWGGAEIPSTVSKLVKNGDTWELEAFPSEEMNSMSNPDGLKAVLGFEIDRNDVMWILDQGHVAGPPFEDGDAKLVLWDLKENKEIQRYVFTAEEADRQCSFLNDLAVDNDTGFAYIADSGIFCDPLHGGLIVFDSNTNSVRRILDQHRFTNDEPNFFFNIDDRLVLKNGGMRTGADGIALSGDKETLYWTNLTGNHLYSLPTEILRDFETNETVIENAVEVAAVLPSNTDGMTADNAGNIYMTALSLDGIMKFDESTREVSRFVHHPEMNWPDTLAWGPDGEMYVVSNHLHIWVDGDMNFEDPEIPNFRIWKIPGVGQSYTAE from the coding sequence ATGCTGAAACGACTGCTCAACACGGTGACCCTTACCGCCGTTCTGGCCACCCCGGCGCTTGCAAACGAGCCCGAGGTAGTAGCGGAATGGAACAGTCTGCCCTATGCCGTCAAGGACGAGGCGACAAAATCTGCCTGGGAAGGCAGCGAGATTTTCGGCAAGGCGCTGGTTCAGGGCGCCAAGGTCGACAGCCAGGGTAACATTTATGTGTCCACCGCGCGCTGGGGCGGGGCCGAGATCCCCTCGACCGTCTCGAAACTGGTCAAGAACGGCGACACGTGGGAACTGGAGGCGTTTCCGTCTGAGGAAATGAACAGCATGTCGAACCCTGATGGCCTGAAAGCCGTTCTGGGTTTTGAGATCGACCGCAACGATGTGATGTGGATCCTGGATCAGGGCCACGTGGCCGGCCCTCCGTTTGAAGACGGTGACGCCAAGCTGGTGCTTTGGGATCTGAAAGAGAACAAGGAAATCCAGCGCTATGTCTTCACAGCGGAAGAAGCGGATCGTCAGTGTTCTTTTCTGAACGATCTGGCCGTCGATAACGACACCGGCTTTGCCTATATCGCGGACAGCGGCATCTTCTGTGACCCACTGCATGGCGGCCTGATCGTATTTGACAGCAACACCAACTCGGTACGCCGCATTCTGGATCAGCACCGGTTCACCAATGATGAACCTAATTTCTTCTTCAACATCGACGACCGCCTGGTCCTGAAGAATGGCGGCATGCGCACCGGTGCTGATGGCATCGCGTTGTCGGGCGACAAGGAAACGCTCTACTGGACCAATTTGACCGGCAATCACCTGTATAGTTTGCCGACCGAAATCCTGCGCGATTTCGAGACCAATGAAACGGTTATCGAAAACGCGGTTGAGGTTGCCGCAGTGCTGCCCTCGAACACCGATGGGATGACGGCGGACAACGCAGGCAACATCTACATGACCGCACTGTCACTGGACGGGATCATGAAGTTCGATGAATCCACGCGCGAGGTCAGCCGTTTCGTCCACCACCCGGAAATGAACTGGCCCGACACGCTGGCCTGGGGACCGGATGGTGAGATGTATGTGGTGTCGAACCACCTGCACATCTGGGTCGATGGCGACATGAATTTTGAAGACCCCGAAATCCCGAACTTCCGAATCTGGAAGATCCCGGGTGTCGGCCAAAGCTATACGGCCGAATAA
- a CDS encoding amidohydrolase family protein: MKFLSALLVLFPTLLSAQQLDVAVNNGRVIDPETGLDAVRSVGIVGNEITEISEEPLDAATVIDATGLIVAPGFIDLHSHSVIDLPANRLQALDGVTTALELESGVLPIGQWYDATEAEGRATNFGATASWTFARIATMIDEMPPVEPTATWYQSAFAYPRWTTDVSTDEELEDVLSLLQQGLDEGALGIGVNSGYVPGVGGKELQRVWETAAENNVPISTHMRNWSQVDPLSSLEGLNMVLGLAATTGARTNICHLHSTNLHDTLTAAEMVASARELGVDVTTEVYPYGIATMPIASAVLLQEGDEFRNRMGIDFDSVRLVAKQRWIEDEADIRKEQEEDPGQFIIMQYLDEKKASDAEILKQVTAKPWIAIASDSIPYTLPDGTPVMGSTWPVPENAQSNPRSAGTFAKFLRVWVREDQLLDWPQAIAKVSLIPAQLFDGLVPSMERKGRLQVGMDADITVFDPDTISDRATIDKPAEASVGVEYLLVNGTVLISDGEIDTELLPGKAIKNK; encoded by the coding sequence ATGAAATTTCTATCCGCACTGCTTGTATTATTCCCAACACTGTTAAGCGCGCAGCAATTGGATGTGGCGGTTAACAACGGACGTGTCATTGACCCAGAAACCGGTTTGGACGCAGTTCGAAGTGTCGGAATTGTCGGTAACGAAATCACAGAGATTTCAGAGGAACCGCTCGACGCAGCGACGGTGATTGACGCGACGGGTTTGATAGTTGCACCAGGCTTCATTGATCTTCACTCGCACTCAGTGATTGATCTTCCAGCCAACCGTCTTCAGGCGTTGGACGGAGTAACAACGGCACTCGAACTAGAATCTGGAGTGCTACCTATCGGCCAGTGGTATGATGCCACTGAAGCGGAGGGGCGTGCCACCAACTTCGGGGCAACAGCGTCTTGGACGTTTGCTCGCATTGCTACGATGATAGACGAGATGCCGCCCGTTGAACCTACGGCAACTTGGTATCAGAGTGCGTTCGCGTATCCACGCTGGACTACGGACGTCTCCACCGACGAAGAACTAGAAGATGTACTCTCCTTGCTGCAACAGGGCCTTGATGAAGGGGCACTCGGGATTGGTGTCAACTCTGGGTACGTTCCCGGTGTCGGTGGCAAGGAACTTCAACGTGTTTGGGAGACCGCAGCTGAAAACAACGTTCCGATCAGTACACATATGAGGAACTGGTCGCAGGTTGATCCATTGAGCTCTCTGGAAGGTCTCAACATGGTCCTCGGTCTGGCTGCAACTACTGGTGCGCGAACTAACATTTGCCACCTGCATTCAACAAATCTCCACGACACACTTACGGCCGCCGAAATGGTGGCGTCGGCGAGGGAATTGGGTGTCGATGTGACGACCGAGGTTTATCCCTACGGGATCGCAACAATGCCTATTGCCTCCGCGGTGCTCTTGCAGGAGGGCGACGAGTTTCGAAACCGGATGGGCATCGATTTTGACTCAGTTCGCCTAGTGGCCAAACAGCGTTGGATCGAAGACGAAGCTGATATCCGCAAGGAGCAAGAGGAAGATCCAGGGCAATTCATAATTATGCAGTATTTGGATGAAAAGAAAGCCAGTGACGCTGAAATCCTGAAGCAGGTAACAGCAAAACCATGGATCGCCATCGCATCCGACTCCATACCGTACACTCTCCCAGATGGGACTCCGGTTATGGGGAGCACTTGGCCCGTACCCGAGAATGCGCAATCAAATCCCCGGAGCGCTGGCACGTTCGCCAAGTTTTTGAGAGTCTGGGTGCGAGAAGATCAACTTCTGGATTGGCCTCAAGCTATCGCAAAAGTTTCGCTAATCCCTGCGCAACTCTTTGACGGTCTCGTACCTTCAATGGAACGCAAAGGGCGTCTGCAAGTAGGTATGGACGCAGACATCACCGTATTCGACCCAGACACGATCAGTGATCGAGCCACCATCGACAAACCAGCAGAAGCTTCGGTGGGCGTAGAGTACCTCCTCGTCAACGGAACAGTGCTCATCAGTGATGGAGAGATCGACACAGAGTTACTCCCAGGAAAAGCAATAAAGAACAAATAA
- a CDS encoding RraA family protein has protein sequence MNTQELVAGFREVATASVADAVDKIAGKTGFLPASIKPRINEKKIVGPAVTILEGPTDEFLPPQHALDAIDESEAGSVIVISTNGTTDVALWGGLMTAGAVANKHEGAVLDGGVRDLVEIKRDYDFPVYSRCVSPGTTLGRIRTLASNVEVAMGEVIVHPGDIIVADIDGAVAVPRDHAEAILEMAREIDEREAEQARLIIETGSLREGLAKFGRI, from the coding sequence ATGAACACTCAAGAACTCGTTGCCGGGTTTCGCGAAGTGGCCACCGCATCCGTCGCAGATGCGGTTGACAAGATCGCAGGTAAAACCGGCTTTCTGCCTGCCTCGATCAAGCCGCGCATCAACGAAAAGAAAATCGTTGGCCCTGCCGTGACCATTCTGGAAGGTCCGACAGATGAATTTCTGCCACCCCAGCACGCGCTGGACGCCATTGATGAATCCGAGGCCGGTTCGGTCATTGTGATCTCGACCAACGGCACCACTGACGTTGCCCTGTGGGGTGGTCTGATGACTGCGGGCGCTGTCGCCAATAAGCACGAAGGCGCGGTTCTGGATGGCGGTGTCCGCGATCTGGTCGAAATCAAACGTGACTATGACTTCCCGGTCTATTCCCGCTGCGTCAGCCCAGGCACTACGCTGGGCCGTATCCGGACGCTGGCCTCGAATGTCGAAGTGGCGATGGGTGAAGTCATCGTGCACCCAGGCGATATCATAGTAGCCGATATTGACGGTGCGGTAGCTGTGCCGCGCGACCATGCCGAGGCAATTCTGGAAATGGCGCGCGAGATCGACGAGCGCGAAGCCGAACAGGCCCGCCTGATCATCGAAACCGGCTCGCTGCGCGAAGGTCTGGCGAAATTCGGTCGCATCTAA
- a CDS encoding DctP family TRAP transporter solute-binding subunit, with protein MKTMSKLMTATAVVAMTAASAASAKELKYAHFQAADLSSPKHAAALAFEACVEGKTSGLIDVQIFPASQLGGGSEIMEGLQLGTVQMAAIHDGPISAVYKPFSVLAMPYLFDDQAMAWAVMDGEFGDALAEDMLAKTGIRSFGVADNGVRNFTNNVKPVAEPADMEGLKMRVMTAPVWVTLVESLGASATPVPWPELPGALQQGVVDGQENGVTNIVNASLYQHQKYVSLDGHVFSWHAYLMSDMFYESLTDDEKKAVEQCVEISKTIHRGMTAAQDANATAILSEKGMEVVPVSPEQKAMFREAAQPAVREYIVGEIGEEWPDRLDAAVEAYKAQ; from the coding sequence ATGAAAACCATGTCGAAACTGATGACGGCAACAGCCGTTGTTGCAATGACCGCCGCCAGTGCGGCTTCAGCTAAAGAGCTGAAATATGCGCATTTTCAGGCCGCTGACCTGAGCTCGCCCAAACACGCCGCGGCGCTGGCGTTTGAAGCCTGCGTCGAGGGTAAGACCTCGGGCTTGATCGACGTTCAGATATTCCCGGCCTCGCAGCTGGGCGGAGGGTCCGAGATCATGGAAGGTTTGCAGCTGGGCACCGTTCAGATGGCAGCGATCCACGACGGCCCGATCTCGGCAGTCTACAAACCCTTCTCAGTTCTGGCGATGCCCTACCTGTTCGACGATCAGGCGATGGCCTGGGCGGTGATGGACGGTGAATTCGGTGACGCGCTGGCCGAGGATATGCTGGCAAAGACCGGCATCCGCAGCTTTGGTGTGGCCGATAATGGCGTGCGTAACTTCACCAACAACGTCAAGCCCGTGGCCGAGCCTGCCGATATGGAAGGCCTGAAAATGCGCGTAATGACCGCGCCTGTATGGGTGACTCTGGTTGAAAGCCTGGGTGCATCGGCAACGCCCGTTCCGTGGCCGGAACTGCCTGGTGCGCTGCAGCAGGGCGTTGTGGACGGTCAGGAAAACGGTGTGACAAACATTGTCAACGCCTCGCTGTATCAGCACCAGAAATACGTCTCTCTGGATGGGCATGTATTCAGCTGGCACGCCTATCTGATGTCGGACATGTTCTATGAGAGCCTGACCGATGACGAGAAGAAAGCCGTCGAGCAGTGCGTTGAAATCTCGAAAACGATCCACCGTGGCATGACCGCCGCGCAGGACGCCAACGCCACCGCGATCCTGTCGGAAAAAGGCATGGAGGTCGTGCCGGTCAGCCCCGAGCAAAAAGCCATGTTCCGCGAAGCCGCGCAGCCCGCCGTGCGTGAATACATCGTCGGTGAGATTGGCGAGGAATGGCCGGATCGCCTCGACGCTGCCGTCGAAGCCTACAAGGCCCAGTAA
- a CDS encoding C-terminal binding protein: MTRQTIAILEPGYAAYDTEASVLAKQDVQIAPVGPETEAVPALQALDPVAILVRERTVDAAVIDACPNLKVVVRYGVGVDNIDLDYARSRGIYVVNVPDYGAETEVSEHALALYLAVQRRIPSRDAEVRQGQWGIGQAALIPSRENATLGLIGCGKIGLQAAQKFRALGFASVLVFDPYMSDDAAQAADVQKVDLADLCKAADVISLHAPLTPETRHILDAEHIALMKPSSIVINVSRGGLVDEAALADALNQGRIFGAGIDVFEQEPVAPDNPLLHSANTIVSDHAAWYSERSVAVLQRNAAEEITRVLNGYQPKSWKNPW; this comes from the coding sequence ATGACCCGCCAAACCATAGCAATCCTTGAACCCGGCTATGCCGCCTATGACACCGAGGCCTCGGTGCTGGCCAAGCAGGACGTTCAGATCGCGCCGGTCGGGCCAGAGACTGAGGCGGTCCCGGCTTTGCAGGCGCTGGACCCGGTCGCCATCCTCGTGCGGGAACGTACCGTGGATGCGGCCGTGATCGACGCCTGTCCGAACCTGAAAGTCGTCGTCCGCTATGGGGTGGGCGTCGACAACATCGACCTGGACTACGCCCGGTCGCGCGGCATCTATGTCGTAAACGTCCCCGATTATGGCGCCGAAACCGAGGTCAGCGAACACGCGCTGGCGCTGTATTTGGCGGTGCAGCGGCGCATCCCGTCACGTGATGCTGAAGTGCGACAAGGCCAATGGGGTATAGGCCAAGCAGCCCTGATCCCCAGCCGCGAAAACGCCACCCTTGGCCTGATTGGGTGTGGCAAGATCGGTTTACAGGCAGCCCAGAAATTCCGTGCGCTGGGGTTTGCATCCGTGTTGGTATTTGACCCGTATATGAGCGACGACGCTGCCCAAGCGGCAGACGTACAAAAGGTGGATTTGGCTGATCTTTGTAAGGCCGCAGACGTCATCAGCCTGCACGCACCGCTCACCCCTGAAACGCGGCATATCCTGGATGCCGAACACATCGCACTGATGAAGCCAAGTTCGATCGTGATCAATGTATCGCGCGGGGGCCTGGTCGATGAGGCTGCGCTGGCCGATGCTCTGAACCAGGGGCGCATATTTGGCGCGGGCATCGACGTGTTCGAACAGGAACCGGTCGCCCCCGACAACCCGCTGCTGCACAGCGCCAACACAATCGTGTCCGATCATGCCGCCTGGTATTCGGAACGCTCGGTTGCAGTCCTGCAGCGCAATGCAGCCGAAGAAATCACCCGCGTTCTCAACGGGTATCAGCCCAAAAGCTGGAAAAATCCGTGGTGA
- a CDS encoding TRAP transporter large permease, with the protein MAKTLIILFFATLFLGVPVAFTMGIAGLSAIFIDGSLNPLVATQRMFAGIDSFPLMAVPFFILASELMTACGLTNALLRFANALVGHVRGGLGHVNILVSMLFAGISGSALADAAGPSAIVMRMMREAGYEKNYAGALSAATATIGPIIPPSILAVIFAISTNGVTVAGLFLAGIVPGVLLGVALAIANHIVSTRNGYRGREHRATMVELRSATLSAIPALIMPAIILGGILFGVFTPTEAGAVASAYALFLGFILRAFTVHALYAAFVRAAVVTSSVFLIVAMASIFAWLLTYLQIPQELAKLITQITENRLGILFILAAFALICGFFIDTLPALIILTPILGPIAYSAGIDPLQFGMMLVLNLTIGMITPPVGPVLFVIATVGQLKIERLSKAVLPLLLAELVVLLLVILVPGVSTFIPNFFGFAN; encoded by the coding sequence ATGGCAAAAACCCTGATCATCCTGTTCTTTGCGACGCTGTTTCTGGGTGTTCCCGTAGCCTTCACGATGGGGATCGCCGGCCTGTCGGCGATTTTTATCGACGGTTCATTGAACCCACTGGTCGCAACCCAACGCATGTTCGCCGGGATCGACAGCTTTCCGCTGATGGCGGTACCGTTCTTCATTCTCGCGTCTGAACTGATGACGGCATGCGGGCTAACAAACGCTTTGTTGCGCTTTGCCAACGCTCTGGTTGGGCATGTACGTGGTGGGCTGGGGCATGTGAACATCCTTGTGTCGATGCTGTTTGCGGGGATCAGCGGTTCTGCCCTCGCGGATGCAGCAGGGCCTTCTGCCATCGTCATGCGGATGATGCGTGAAGCTGGGTATGAGAAGAACTATGCCGGTGCTTTGTCCGCCGCGACAGCCACCATCGGTCCGATCATCCCACCGTCCATCCTGGCTGTGATTTTTGCGATCTCGACTAATGGAGTGACGGTCGCGGGACTATTTTTGGCTGGAATCGTGCCTGGGGTTCTGCTGGGCGTTGCGCTGGCCATCGCGAACCATATCGTGTCCACCCGCAACGGCTACCGCGGGCGCGAACATCGCGCCACCATGGTTGAATTGCGCAGTGCAACCCTGTCGGCCATTCCAGCGCTGATCATGCCAGCAATCATTCTGGGCGGTATCCTGTTCGGTGTGTTCACTCCGACCGAGGCGGGCGCGGTGGCCTCTGCCTATGCTCTGTTCCTTGGCTTCATCCTGCGCGCTTTCACGGTCCACGCTCTGTACGCCGCGTTTGTGCGGGCCGCGGTGGTGACGTCGTCGGTCTTCCTGATCGTGGCGATGGCGTCGATCTTTGCCTGGCTGCTGACTTATCTGCAAATTCCGCAGGAACTGGCCAAACTGATCACCCAGATCACCGAGAACCGTCTGGGCATCCTGTTCATTCTTGCGGCGTTCGCCCTGATCTGCGGCTTCTTCATCGACACGCTGCCCGCGTTAATCATCCTGACGCCGATCCTCGGCCCCATCGCTTATTCTGCGGGGATCGACCCGCTGCAATTCGGGATGATGCTGGTGCTGAACCTCACCATCGGAATGATCACCCCTCCGGTTGGTCCAGTGCTGTTCGTGATCGCCACCGTCGGACAACTGAAAATCGAACGCCTGTCAAAAGCGGTTTTGCCGCTGCTGCTGGCTGAGCTCGTGGTGCTGCTTCTGGTCATTCTCGTGCCGGGTGTCAGCACCTTCATCCCCAACTTCTTTGGATTTGCGAACTGA
- a CDS encoding SDR family NAD(P)-dependent oxidoreductase produces MKHAVIIGGTRGIGAGIADTLRAKGWRVTATGVGAEEVSEYAARHSDDTCTQLDVRDIQAVSEFFTGIEKLDGLINCAGILVRGAEYGIETFEKVIDINLTGTMRCCLAAQPLLASTGGAIVNTASMLTYFGGPLVPAYSASKGGVAQLTKALAGRWALDGIRVNAVAPGWIETEMTEALRADPSRNQPILGRTPLDRWGKPSEVGALAAWLLSDEAAFVTGAIYPVDGGYSAM; encoded by the coding sequence ATGAAACACGCCGTGATTATTGGTGGAACCCGCGGGATTGGTGCTGGCATCGCGGACACTTTGCGCGCCAAAGGATGGCGTGTGACGGCCACAGGGGTTGGTGCGGAAGAAGTGTCGGAATACGCGGCGCGACATTCCGATGACACCTGCACGCAGTTGGACGTGCGCGATATCCAGGCCGTTTCCGAGTTCTTTACCGGGATCGAAAAGCTGGACGGATTGATCAATTGTGCAGGCATTCTGGTACGCGGCGCCGAATACGGGATCGAGACGTTTGAGAAAGTGATCGACATCAACCTGACTGGTACAATGCGCTGCTGTTTGGCGGCCCAGCCTCTGTTGGCTTCGACAGGCGGTGCTATCGTCAATACGGCTTCGATGCTCACGTACTTTGGCGGCCCTTTGGTTCCGGCCTATTCCGCCAGCAAAGGTGGGGTCGCCCAGTTAACCAAGGCTTTGGCCGGGAGATGGGCCTTAGATGGCATCCGTGTGAATGCGGTGGCTCCCGGATGGATTGAAACCGAAATGACCGAAGCTTTGCGCGCCGATCCGAGCCGTAACCAGCCGATTCTGGGCCGCACCCCACTGGACCGTTGGGGCAAGCCATCCGAGGTTGGGGCATTGGCCGCGTGGTTGCTATCTGACGAGGCCGCTTTTGTGACCGGAGCCATCTATCCTGTGGATGGTGGCTATTCCGCAATGTAA
- a CDS encoding methylglyoxal synthase, whose translation MSSNSSDSRLQLALVAHDAKKDLMVEWATRHIETLRQASIFATGTTGGCIKAALPELQLTALKSGPLGGDQQLGAMICEGKLDGLFFFIDPMSPMPHDVDVKALSRLAIVYDLPFASSPSTADFVLNGVFGRDLGKE comes from the coding sequence ATGTCGAGCAATTCATCAGATAGTCGGCTGCAACTGGCATTGGTTGCGCATGACGCCAAGAAAGACCTGATGGTGGAATGGGCCACAAGGCATATCGAAACTCTGCGTCAAGCCAGCATCTTTGCGACAGGCACTACTGGTGGGTGTATAAAAGCAGCTCTGCCCGAGCTTCAACTAACCGCACTCAAAAGCGGTCCGTTGGGAGGCGATCAACAACTTGGCGCAATGATCTGTGAGGGTAAGCTCGACGGCCTATTCTTCTTCATAGATCCAATGTCACCGATGCCTCATGATGTGGATGTCAAAGCTCTGAGCCGCCTTGCGATTGTCTATGACTTACCTTTCGCAAGCAGTCCAAGCACAGCGGATTTCGTTTTGAACGGAGTTTTCGGTAGAGATTTAGGTAAAGAGTGA
- a CDS encoding sugar kinase, protein MTPDILCLGEPMLEFNQQPDGNYLPGHGGDTSNCAIAAARQGASVGYVTHIGADTFGNSFMDLWQAEGVDVSTVRQVADAHTGVYFVTHGANGHEFSYFRAGSASSRMGPDDLPVAALEAAKLLHVSGISQAISDIAADSVFAAIKIVKQAGGLISYDTNLRLKLWPIERARAVTHAAIAQCDIALPGLDDAEQLTGLSDPNAITDFYLDLGAKIVALTLGAEGTLVATPDKRERVKGRRVEAVDATAAGDTFDGAFLARIVEGDDPFTAARYANAAAALSTRGYGAVAPMPSKDAVEAFLSEGD, encoded by the coding sequence ATGACCCCCGATATTCTGTGCCTTGGCGAACCGATGCTGGAGTTTAATCAGCAGCCCGATGGGAACTACCTGCCCGGACATGGCGGCGACACGTCGAACTGTGCCATCGCCGCTGCGCGTCAGGGTGCATCCGTAGGTTACGTGACTCATATCGGGGCCGATACCTTCGGCAATTCGTTTATGGACCTTTGGCAGGCCGAAGGTGTGGATGTGTCGACCGTCCGCCAGGTTGCGGACGCTCATACCGGGGTCTATTTCGTAACGCATGGCGCGAATGGGCACGAGTTCAGCTATTTTCGCGCGGGATCTGCCAGTAGCCGAATGGGACCTGACGATCTACCGGTTGCGGCTCTGGAGGCGGCGAAACTTTTGCATGTGTCTGGTATAAGCCAGGCGATTTCGGACATTGCCGCAGACTCCGTATTCGCGGCTATCAAGATCGTAAAACAGGCGGGTGGTCTGATCTCTTACGACACCAATCTGCGCTTGAAACTTTGGCCGATTGAGCGCGCACGCGCGGTGACTCATGCGGCAATTGCGCAGTGCGACATCGCCTTGCCGGGTCTGGATGACGCCGAACAGCTGACAGGGCTGTCCGATCCAAACGCGATCACGGATTTCTATCTGGACCTCGGTGCCAAAATCGTGGCCCTGACGCTTGGAGCTGAAGGCACTTTGGTCGCTACGCCTGACAAACGAGAGCGGGTCAAAGGCCGCAGGGTAGAAGCTGTCGACGCTACAGCAGCAGGTGATACTTTTGACGGTGCATTCCTTGCGCGTATCGTCGAAGGTGATGATCCTTTCACTGCCGCCCGCTACGCCAACGCCGCCGCAGCCCTGTCGACTCGAGGATACGGTGCCGTTGCTCCGATGCCGAGTAAGGACGCTGTCGAAGCGTTTCTGTCGGAAGGTGACTGA
- a CDS encoding SDR family oxidoreductase → MPDTTFGPNGWTPERLSDLSGKTYLITGANAGAGLQAARTLLKKNAKVVMLNRSAEKSQAAVADLKSEFGSEAEVSFIRMDLASLASVREAADEVLNSVPRIDALICNAAIAQVPTRKLTEDGFESQLGTNHYGHFLLCGMLFERIEATKGRIVVVASLGYNMGLKTIKFDDMNWEEGYGPNTAYSQSKLAQMMFAFELQDRLAGAGRTEAEVYVCHPGSSATSLISTSGSRTMRFIWWLMTMTPMVQTAEQGSYPEVMCATEETLTEQRALYGPTGRFEAVGPVGRGTLNPHAYDKTVMARLWEVTEQETGLKWEI, encoded by the coding sequence ATGCCAGATACCACATTCGGACCGAACGGCTGGACACCCGAACGTCTCAGCGACCTCTCCGGCAAGACCTACCTCATCACGGGTGCCAACGCCGGTGCCGGACTCCAGGCTGCGCGGACGCTCCTTAAAAAGAACGCTAAAGTCGTGATGTTGAACCGCTCAGCTGAGAAGTCTCAGGCAGCTGTTGCGGACCTGAAAAGTGAGTTCGGTAGCGAGGCGGAAGTGAGCTTCATTCGTATGGATCTGGCCTCGCTCGCTAGTGTACGCGAAGCTGCGGACGAGGTTCTGAATTCCGTTCCCCGGATTGATGCGCTCATCTGCAATGCGGCCATAGCGCAGGTGCCAACCCGCAAGCTGACTGAGGATGGGTTCGAGAGCCAGCTCGGCACCAATCATTATGGTCACTTCCTGCTTTGCGGGATGCTATTCGAACGCATCGAAGCCACGAAAGGTCGGATCGTCGTTGTCGCCAGTCTCGGCTATAATATGGGGCTGAAGACGATAAAGTTCGATGACATGAACTGGGAAGAGGGTTACGGCCCAAACACCGCCTACTCGCAAAGCAAGTTGGCGCAAATGATGTTCGCTTTCGAATTGCAGGACAGGCTTGCCGGCGCAGGGCGCACCGAAGCCGAGGTCTATGTCTGCCATCCCGGCTCGTCGGCAACGTCACTGATCAGCACCAGTGGCAGCCGGACGATGCGGTTCATCTGGTGGCTCATGACCATGACGCCGATGGTTCAAACGGCTGAACAAGGGTCCTATCCCGAAGTCATGTGCGCCACTGAAGAGACTTTGACCGAACAACGCGCGCTTTATGGACCAACAGGTCGCTTTGAAGCCGTTGGCCCGGTCGGCAGGGGCACATTAAACCCGCATGCGTATGACAAAACCGTCATGGCAAGGCTTTGGGAGGTCACTGAACAAGAAACAGGCTTGAAGTGGGAGATTTAA
- a CDS encoding 2,4'-dihydroxyacetophenone dioxygenase family protein has product MPVQGQDDDPRMPYQLPFPKDAQEEIVIPDAVARDERFWVPQTENVSFQPLCLNRSQGYWMNLLRVRKSGVLSRHRHPQPVHGFVLKGRWHYLEHDWVAQEGGYVYEPPGETHTLVVPDDVDEMITYFQVNGVMLYVDPWGKTMGYEDVFTKIDMCRKHYEEVGLGADYVEQFIR; this is encoded by the coding sequence ATGCCAGTTCAAGGACAAGACGACGATCCAAGAATGCCGTATCAGTTGCCATTCCCGAAGGATGCGCAAGAGGAGATCGTCATACCCGACGCCGTTGCACGGGATGAGCGTTTCTGGGTTCCCCAAACCGAGAACGTGTCGTTCCAGCCTTTATGCCTGAACAGGTCGCAAGGCTATTGGATGAACCTTCTGCGCGTCCGGAAATCAGGTGTCCTGTCCCGGCATCGGCACCCTCAACCCGTGCATGGGTTTGTTCTGAAGGGGCGCTGGCACTATCTGGAACATGACTGGGTCGCACAAGAAGGCGGCTATGTATATGAGCCGCCGGGTGAAACTCATACGCTAGTCGTGCCCGATGATGTGGATGAGATGATCACATACTTTCAGGTGAACGGAGTAATGCTCTATGTCGACCCATGGGGCAAAACCATGGGTTACGAGGACGTCTTTACCAAGATCGACATGTGCCGTAAGCACTATGAGGAAGTAGGTCTGGGTGCGGATTATGTCGAGCAATTCATCAGATAG